Proteins encoded by one window of Kribbella flavida DSM 17836:
- a CDS encoding erythromycin esterase family protein produces MKRNRRVAASLAAAALLTTAALPAATALGAAPRSDTAAPAHGQSTTAPYGAVVATQNPVPALNRAAYPLLSTDPTGPLRDLRPLVRMVGNAQVVGVGEATHSSSEFFTLKHRLFRALAEQRGFTAFSLEASWSTGVALDRYVVHGVGDPRAIMQHEFQGSYQFWNAEEYLDLIEWMRDYNRTHARKLHFVGNDLGYVSPALLDLVTASAGKVRPALVPELTRLYAGIRSGANAADWTAQYVAKPLAERLKTEAATRQALARVESLPASPGRTWTVQHARTIWQVAKFFAMDIEDPAVLPSAMRFRDQVMAENTAWWARTTGARTLLSAHNGHIALETSMPEQYPKIQGQFLREQLGKDYVAVGLSFDHGSFNALDVNDPNGAMRRFTLGPAAAGNNEHTLDRVAYRDYFVDLRTLPRSTKAWLQVKRPTRDIGTAYPWPDSKVALSASYDVLIHLAEVSAAHLR; encoded by the coding sequence ATGAAGCGAAACCGCCGCGTCGCCGCCTCCCTGGCGGCCGCTGCCCTGCTGACCACCGCCGCGTTGCCCGCGGCAACCGCCCTCGGCGCTGCGCCGCGCAGCGACACCGCTGCGCCGGCGCATGGACAGTCGACCACCGCGCCGTACGGCGCGGTCGTCGCCACCCAGAACCCGGTGCCGGCCCTGAACCGCGCCGCCTACCCCCTGCTGTCCACCGACCCGACCGGCCCGCTGCGCGACCTGCGCCCGCTGGTCCGGATGGTTGGCAACGCCCAGGTGGTCGGCGTCGGCGAGGCGACCCACAGCTCGAGCGAGTTCTTCACTCTCAAGCACCGGCTCTTCCGGGCCCTGGCCGAGCAGCGCGGCTTCACCGCCTTCTCGCTGGAGGCCAGCTGGAGCACCGGCGTAGCCCTCGACCGGTACGTCGTGCACGGCGTCGGTGATCCGCGGGCGATCATGCAGCACGAGTTCCAGGGGTCGTACCAGTTCTGGAACGCCGAGGAGTACCTCGACCTGATCGAGTGGATGCGCGACTACAACCGGACGCACGCCCGCAAGCTGCACTTCGTCGGCAACGACCTCGGCTACGTCTCCCCGGCCTTGCTCGACCTGGTCACGGCGTCCGCCGGCAAGGTCCGGCCCGCGCTCGTCCCCGAGCTCACCCGCCTGTACGCCGGCATCCGGTCCGGCGCGAACGCCGCCGACTGGACCGCGCAGTACGTCGCGAAGCCGCTGGCCGAGCGGCTGAAGACCGAGGCGGCGACCCGGCAGGCACTCGCCCGGGTGGAGTCGCTGCCGGCGAGCCCGGGACGGACCTGGACGGTGCAGCACGCCCGCACGATCTGGCAGGTGGCGAAGTTCTTCGCGATGGACATCGAGGACCCGGCGGTGCTGCCGTCGGCGATGCGGTTCCGCGACCAGGTGATGGCCGAGAACACCGCGTGGTGGGCCCGGACGACCGGAGCCCGGACGCTGCTGTCCGCGCACAACGGTCACATCGCGCTGGAGACCTCGATGCCGGAGCAGTACCCGAAGATCCAGGGCCAGTTCCTCCGGGAGCAGCTCGGCAAGGACTACGTGGCGGTCGGGCTGAGCTTCGACCACGGGTCGTTCAACGCCCTGGACGTGAACGACCCGAACGGCGCGATGCGCCGCTTCACGCTCGGCCCGGCGGCGGCCGGCAACAACGAGCACACGCTGGACCGGGTCGCCTACCGCGACTACTTCGTCGACCTGCGGACGCTGCCGCGCAGCACGAAGGCCTGGCTGCAGGTGAAGCGACCGACCCGCGACATCGGTACCGCCTACCCGTGGCCGGACTCGAAGGTCGCGCTCAGCGCGTCGTACGACGTGCTGATCCATCTCGCCGAGGTGTCGGCCGCCCACCTCCGCTAG
- a CDS encoding ABC transporter permease produces the protein MSTLTVSPGTATPSVEVADRNLLRDIRIVMGRELRPVLRDPFTLLFGMIQPLIFLGLFGPLLAGSMGGTLDGGVWQWFVPAILVMTTLFGTSATGSNLLMEFQTGAHERMLVTPLSRSSLLIGRALKEMVPLFGQAVIVIAVMVPFGFELHLAGAVVGLALLAVFGVGLGAFSYALAIAVRKQDWMFWVVQQTFLFPLMILSGMLLPLETGPGWMRAASKFNPLTYLVDAERTLFSGDVLSAPVLWGFVAALVTAALGLTVGIRTMLRSAD, from the coding sequence ATGAGCACCCTGACTGTTTCCCCGGGGACGGCGACGCCGAGCGTCGAGGTCGCCGACCGCAATCTGCTGCGCGACATCCGGATCGTGATGGGCCGTGAGCTGCGGCCGGTGCTGCGGGACCCGTTCACGCTGCTGTTCGGCATGATCCAGCCGCTGATCTTCCTGGGCCTGTTCGGGCCGCTGCTGGCCGGATCGATGGGCGGCACGCTGGACGGCGGGGTCTGGCAGTGGTTCGTGCCGGCGATCCTGGTGATGACGACGCTGTTCGGTACCTCGGCGACCGGGTCGAACCTGCTGATGGAGTTCCAGACCGGGGCACACGAGCGGATGCTGGTGACGCCGCTGTCCCGGTCGTCACTGCTGATCGGCCGGGCGCTGAAGGAGATGGTGCCGCTGTTCGGGCAGGCGGTGATCGTGATCGCCGTGATGGTGCCGTTCGGGTTCGAGCTGCACCTGGCCGGCGCGGTGGTCGGGCTGGCACTGCTGGCGGTCTTCGGGGTCGGGCTCGGCGCGTTCAGCTACGCGCTCGCGATCGCGGTCCGCAAGCAGGACTGGATGTTCTGGGTGGTCCAGCAGACCTTCCTGTTCCCGCTGATGATCCTGTCCGGGATGCTGCTCCCGCTGGAGACCGGGCCGGGCTGGATGCGGGCCGCCTCGAAGTTCAACCCGCTGACGTACCTCGTCGACGCGGAGCGCACGCTGTTCTCCGGCGACGTGCTGTCGGCGCCGGTCCTGTGGGGCTTCGTCGCCGCCCTCGTCACCGCCGCCCTCGGCCTGACGGTCGGCATCCGGACGATGCTGCGGTCCGCGGACTGA
- a CDS encoding alpha/beta fold hydrolase, with protein sequence MSGLSEQLLNVHGVELCVETFGDPADPPILLIHGAAASMDYWETAFCELLAAGPRYVVRYDHRDTGRSVSYPPGKPGYTGTDLVRDPVGILDALGIGRAHVAGLSMGGGIAQQLVLDFPDRVRSLTLIATSPLGDDLPPAADRIKAAFATEATPTDWSDPDAAVDALIAAEKLYAGTLPYDEPARRALVRAMIARTTDLESAMTNHWILPDDDTPPLRPRLGEIRVPVLVLHGTEDPLFPPAHGEALAREIPDARLVLLGGAGHELPEPTWDTAVPAILAVTSAG encoded by the coding sequence GTGAGCGGGTTGTCCGAGCAGCTGCTGAACGTGCACGGCGTCGAGCTGTGCGTCGAGACCTTCGGTGACCCGGCCGACCCGCCGATCCTGCTGATCCACGGGGCGGCGGCCTCGATGGACTACTGGGAGACCGCGTTCTGCGAGCTGCTGGCCGCCGGTCCGCGGTACGTCGTCCGGTACGACCACCGCGACACCGGCCGCTCGGTCAGTTACCCGCCGGGCAAGCCGGGGTACACCGGGACCGATCTGGTCCGCGACCCGGTCGGCATTCTGGATGCCCTCGGCATCGGCCGGGCGCACGTCGCCGGTCTCTCGATGGGCGGCGGGATCGCCCAGCAACTCGTGCTCGACTTCCCCGACCGGGTCCGCAGCCTGACGCTGATCGCGACCAGCCCGCTCGGCGACGACCTGCCACCGGCCGCCGACCGGATCAAGGCCGCCTTCGCGACCGAGGCAACACCGACCGACTGGTCCGACCCGGACGCGGCCGTCGACGCCTTGATCGCCGCGGAGAAGCTGTACGCCGGCACCCTCCCGTACGACGAACCGGCCCGCCGCGCCCTGGTCCGCGCGATGATCGCCCGCACGACGGACCTGGAGTCGGCGATGACCAACCACTGGATCCTTCCCGACGACGACACCCCGCCGCTGCGTCCCCGCCTCGGCGAGATCAGGGTGCCGGTGCTGGTCCTGCACGGGACCGAGGACCCGCTCTTCCCGCCCGCGCACGGCGAGGCGCTCGCCCGCGAGATTCCCGATGCGCGGCTGGTCCTGCTCGGCGGCGCCGGTCACGAACTGCCCGAGCCGACCTGGGACACCGCCGTCCCGGCCATCCTGGCGGTGACCAGCGCGGGGTAG
- a CDS encoding ATP-binding cassette domain-containing protein, with translation MISTRELTKDFVVSRTETVHAVRGISLDVAPGELVAVLGPNGAGKTTTLRMLTTLIAPTSGTATVAGYDVRSDPARVRRRIGYVGQGNGAGHSQRVGDELLGQGAIYGMDRRAAKRRTAELLENLELKELAQRKVSELSGGQRRRLDVAMGLVHAPGLLFLDEPSTGLDPQNRANLWQHILRMREQHAMTIVLTTHYLDEADSMAERVVVVDHGEVIADDTAEVLKTRLAGDRIVLTVAASNHSRIQELAERLPGAREFTSTGDQVSVRVTDGPGALPILLGAAQQDGVPVAAAQVHRPTLDDVFLNLTGRSLREADTDGKAAA, from the coding sequence GTGATCAGCACCCGAGAGCTCACCAAAGACTTCGTGGTGAGCCGTACCGAGACCGTGCACGCGGTCCGCGGCATCAGCCTCGACGTCGCACCCGGCGAACTGGTCGCCGTGCTCGGCCCGAACGGCGCCGGCAAGACCACCACGCTGCGGATGCTCACCACCCTGATCGCCCCGACCTCCGGCACCGCGACCGTCGCCGGGTACGACGTGCGCAGCGACCCGGCCCGGGTCCGCCGGCGGATCGGGTACGTCGGCCAGGGCAACGGCGCCGGCCACTCGCAACGGGTCGGCGACGAACTGCTCGGCCAGGGCGCCATCTACGGGATGGACCGCCGGGCGGCGAAGCGGCGGACGGCGGAACTGCTGGAGAACCTGGAGCTGAAGGAGCTCGCCCAGCGCAAGGTGTCCGAGCTGTCGGGTGGGCAGCGGCGCCGGTTGGACGTCGCGATGGGACTGGTGCACGCGCCCGGCCTGCTGTTCCTGGACGAACCCTCGACCGGCCTGGACCCGCAGAACCGGGCGAACCTGTGGCAGCACATCCTGCGGATGCGCGAGCAGCACGCGATGACCATCGTGCTCACCACGCACTACCTGGACGAGGCCGACTCGATGGCCGAACGGGTGGTTGTGGTCGACCACGGCGAGGTGATCGCCGACGACACCGCCGAGGTGCTGAAGACCCGGCTGGCCGGCGACCGGATCGTCCTGACGGTTGCTGCCAGCAACCACTCGCGGATCCAGGAGCTGGCCGAGCGGTTGCCCGGCGCCCGGGAGTTCACCAGCACCGGGGACCAGGTCAGCGTGCGGGTCACCGACGGACCCGGAGCGCTGCCGATCCTGCTCGGCGCGGCCCAGCAGGACGGCGTACCGGTGGCCGCGGCGCAGGTGCACCGCCCGACGCTCGACGACGTGTTCCTCAACCTGACCGGCCGCAGCCTGCGCGAGGCCGACACCGACGGAAAGGCCGCAGCATGA